The genomic stretch TTTGGTAAGACCTAATCTGAGCTTGGACAAAGGTTGATTAAGAACCAAGCACTATCTCAAATTGTTCTTTTTACAGTGGAAATAACCCAGCCCATAAGCATACTAGCAATGGATTATATGCTAAGAGATATCACCATTTGATTCCTCTTTTAAATTAATTGAGAGCCAAAATTAATGGCGTACCAGAACCCAACTACAGTGACACCAAATATATCCCTCATATGCATTAAATGTTAGTGGGCAAACAATTCCGAGTATCCAAGAACAATCATGCCTTTACAAATTTATAAGCTATTGTTCCCTTGCCAAAGCTCCAACCATAACCGTTTCTAAAATGAAAAGTTAGCTTTAGGGGATCCCTTTTCAAAAACAGAGCCAGTGTGTCCCACACCTCATCCCTATCCCCAAAATCTTCTGTCCCCGTGTTTCACTCATAGCCTCCAACCCATTGCAGGCGGCTGTCGGACCGGCTAAAATTATATCCTGAGGGGAAGGTGAACCAAGGGGGATCGCCGTCGGCCCAATCGACGCCGAAATCCGGCTGAATCTGAGCAGGCTTTCCTCTTCCGTCGATCTGAGCTCCAGTTTAGATCCAGCTGAATTCCGGCGCTGACTGGGCCGACGGCAAACcccttgggttcaccttccccCTAGGTATAGTTTTGGCCAGTCTGGCAGCCGCCGGCCACCGTCGATGGGCTTGAGGTGATGAGTGGGACACAGAGACAGGGGattttggggacagaggatctgatTTCATCCCCACTGATATGGGTGTTCTTTCCTTTCCGTGGAAAATACCCTACGGAAGGAGGTCCTTAACTATTCATTTAGTTGAAGAAAAAAGGGaacatttttctttctcttgTCAAGTGGCATCAAAGATTACTTATTTTCTATCAGTGATTCAGTGCAGTCATGAAACTTAATTCAGAGCAATAATATCAGTAACAAGGCAAAAGAGTGAGTTTATCAAGAACAGCATTGAGGGAGACAGTCAAGGTACTGGGAGCAGCGGCCAACGACGACGTTTGCAATGGGAGAAAGGTGAGAGATCCACTTCCTCCGGCCGGAGGGCGACTGGCACATCTCCTCGATCTCGTCCTTCAGGGAGGTTTCCCGGTTCAGCGCCCATTTTTGCGAGGCCTCCCTCACGATCCCTTCGATCAGGTCGCGCGTTTTGTTCATCATCGCCATCTCTTCCGTAACGATCAAGGAACCTCCTTTATCGAATCCCAAATCTGTTCCGCGGCGGTAAAGAATTCACCTCGAAGACCATGCTCCCTCTTCCTAACACATTTCTCGATGCGAAAGGGATGCGATTTCTACTCCTCGGAGGAAGGCACCGGCCCTCACAAGATCATCATTCACACAGCCGGCGAATCCTATTTCCTGAGAAAACGCCGCCCAGTTACCATCTCCAAAAATGCCCCTCTATTTTAAACAATTGCAATTCAGCCCTTGAAACACTAGATTTCGTTtcctataaatatttatacaaaaacaCACAAACACATCTTGCCACTGATCATTTTTGGAACTGTAAATCTGAAATTATTTATCCAGtgtatatatatttggtaaatcTGAAATTTTCAATATATATGCAATTATGATATGGATTCTGGCTTTGTGTAGCAAGATATCTGGTCAAAACTATGACTGATGACATGTCAAGATCTCCATGCAAACTAATCTTCTTAAATATATGTGCAACAATAAGTCGCAATCACCTCACAAGTTACAGTTTTCTTCAACAAAAAGTCAAGACATTACATCAAATAGCTGGGTTCTTCGTTCATCACCACTCATTCATTCGACTTCAGAATCTTGTCTTCATCTTTTTTGTCAACGTGTTTTCTCCCAatgttttggaaaaaaaaacagTACACGCAGAATTTGGAGCATGAAATATAGAATATTGATGGAAAAAACACCAACGTGAGTTAGACCTCGACGAGACAGTGACTAAACAATAATACATCTCAACTAGACTCAAATTGAAGTGACCATCCATACAATTGCATCTTTGGTTGAGAAGTTGGAGAGCTAATTGATAAGGTAACTGATCGAACAGAAACACGTTGATAAAAAGCAGTATACTACAGACACAATTGTTAATTGTCATCACCAAAAGGAACTTCAGATTCTGCTCCGCTCATGTAGCTTTttagcatatcagatgactcatCCATGCTCCACGAGCTAGGTTCAGTAACGTCGTTTTTGCTGCAACTAGTGTGCTCTGAGGCGAAGCAGTTGGGCGTTGATACAGATGTGGGTGCTAAATTCCATGGTTCTACTTCGTAAGCATTGTTCACGGAGCAATGGCCTCCTCCACTAGAGATCGCGAATCGGTCAACGAAGCTGGTGACGCCACGGAGCTCGTCAGAGACCCAAGGCGGCATTTCGTCAAACGTGTGCGGGGGCGGAATACTGGAGAAGTTTTGTGCCCAGCAGCTGCGCACGGCTTCGCGGAGCAGCGCGCTGTGGGCGTCCGCCTTGAGCTGCCGCTGCACGCGCGTCCTGCAGTAGTTcttgatctcgttgtcggttctCCCCGGTAGATGCTGTGCGATTCTCGACCATCTACTCGCACACAGCCGTGGATATGCACAGTTCGTCAAAGATGGAAATCGACGAAACGATCGATATATGATTTCAGTACCAATTGAGTACCTGTTTCCCCATTTGGAGTGGAGGTCGAGGATGAGGAGCTGTTCCTCGAGAGAGAGGTTGCCTCGCTTTATATCAGGCTTCAAGTAGTTCAACCACCTCAGCCGGCAGCTCTTCCCTGTTCTCTTCAAGCCTACATATTGTTTGTGAATCGACGGCAGAGAAAGATCAAG from Zingiber officinale cultivar Zhangliang chromosome 5B, Zo_v1.1, whole genome shotgun sequence encodes the following:
- the LOC121987841 gene encoding MYB-like transcription factor EOBII, whose product is MSITAIKSLASTSKCEGMGELRRGPWTLEEDTLLVHCVACHGEGRWNLLARSAGLKRTGKSCRLRWLNYLKPDIKRGNLSLEEQLLILDLHSKWGNRWSRIAQHLPGRTDNEIKNYCRTRVQRQLKADAHSALLREAVRSCWAQNFSSIPPPHTFDEMPPWVSDELRGVTSFVDRFAISSGGGHCSVNNAYEVEPWNLAPTSVSTPNCFASEHTSCSKNDVTEPSSWSMDESSDMLKSYMSGAESEVPFGDDN